Proteins encoded in a region of the Xylocopa sonorina isolate GNS202 chromosome 1, iyXylSono1_principal, whole genome shotgun sequence genome:
- the LOC143423572 gene encoding androglobin — MSILSVGPFQTDATRSKKSKESKMVSRDSARTKKSKETERTKRSKDTEATKKLNDNVQMMNRLTKPRAVTLFLGLEDMNKVSAEVVPELTPCFSHFVYVAQSRDIPLDPNDVKPPLARWKLFRWLEWAISEGTIDPVEYFVPIRSLKIVSPLRKYEESVINRFNGTFNDTNEKSQRTKSREKLKGPQNQVSQPLELREDISFWADFNKLEPFIKDVHFFYKLDYFPYTTKLSDRIATKPLNDQKSETKKGSKKSSRKSSPSKSTFKDPDFVDAYCWPRKMTLTRNEPLYLFTDSLEEKFFLIDFSTFQVSVDSFEETHNDGTTYSKCILKGNEDYLVVEKHNWFRRPKKSDYLVSVSTAGTKSTVLEIDRGRHLLRVYCRSESDCFVTISSDTIFHVGDRRRMYELMCTESETVDRMARLLSNAIGGVCQAFGTERYFEAMKIYYNSYLPPAEERKGKNKLIYDQIHDYFVNEEARLIKTIVRADEVPGMVRSLKILFLNPAIGLEQSDATSKIMANLRALSAMKNGSEGSGRDSRHFEGSAHTIQQSVDRILEENNAASIIQSFFKMIVLKRYRKIHNPAHEEHDQVSRSLLKVAELFNYNKRESLINQVLRNVLKRYDKLYDVYHCFRDFEYTLQAQELKSASTNVRANQWLPIVRLVVNPRVAETVLAAIDLFVNLTRYSVRVFENETGREMLRVVNNVVPTRYSHSKLGYTIFCYAWSEDQPLKQLPWSLNVITMKGQPSFQFLDNGEPLSTIPVPSILIVDELSDAYIPNPRNIICKWIVQVTKPCLVSFRLRVSYEKARMAIKVTDRQGETLSRVKGTYVVILPMVYLGLEREPVANLLPVKKSSNNDKTDENTKDNFSDEKGDGIESTRKVYHVEASVLDDSWPLTRREWSCVTEFRVKPTGSLSRTKVPPFSNTGKLSKSESVRSRRGSKHSVDSTGTLESPYWVLQVVTDPHSELEISRDRTKEIEIARMKEAWAKENPDSLQRGKELREAFVKEHEIKPETRTGSIERKPSSHSKSSLTKRDTQRSSIDYASETSMLHLEERTLKPTASLRRLPPLDLTIYEVKEDEGKEPRLKTESDEELSRNIRAANIVRAEENYASFLDKLRNLFEKQQTQYGTLYGRYTEYFWDSRASLEEAYEARNLYVRRTKPVAASSTKSTKATKTTKKSTSKKSKKT, encoded by the exons ATGTCGATTTTAAGTGTTGGTCCTTTCCAAACAGACGCCACGAGGTCTAAGAAAAGTAAAGAGTCGAAGATGGTGTCCAGAGACAGTGCGCGAACGAAGAAGTCCAAAGAAACGGAGCGTACAAAAAGATCTAAAGATACTGAAGCTACTAAGAAATTGAACGATAATGTTCAGATGATGAACAGGTTAACTAAACCGCGAGCAGTTACCCTGTTTCTTGGATTGGAAGACATGAACAAAGTCTCTGCAGAAGTTGTGCCAGAATTAACCCCCTGTTTTAGCCATTTTGTGTATGTAGCACAGTCTCGCGACATTCCTTTGGATCCCAATGAT GTGAAACCTCCGTTGGCAAGATGGAAGCTCTTCCGCTGGCTGGAATGGGCCATCAGCGAGGGAACGATCGATCCAGTCGAATACTTCGTACCGATTCGATCACTGAAAATTGTTAGTCCTCTGAGAAAATACGAGGAGAGTGTAATTAACAGATTCAATGGTACATTCAACGATACAAACGAAAAAAGTCAGAGAACGAAATCTCGTGAGAAATTGAAGGGACCACAAAACCAAGTCTCTCAGCCGCTAGAGTTACGAGAAGACATTAGTTTCTGGGCGGACTTCAACAAACTGGAACCCTTCATAAAGGACGTCCATTTCTTCTACAAACTCGACTACTTTCCGTACACCACGAAGCTATCGGATCGTATCGCAACGAAACCATTGAACGATCAGAAATCAGAAACGAAAAAGGGTAGTAAGAAGAGTAGCAGGAAGAGTTCTCCGTCCAAATCGACATTTAAGGATCCAGACTTCGTTGACGCGTACTGTTGGCCTCGAAAGATGACCCTAACTAGAAACGAACCTTTATACTTATTCACTGACTCTTTGGAGGAAAAATTTTTTCTGATCGACTTCTCCACCTTCCAAGTGTCAGTCGACTCTTTCGAAGAGACCCATAATGACGGAACCACGTACTCTAAGTGTATTTTAAAAGGAAACGAAGACTATCTGGTCGTAGAAAAGCACAATTGGTTCCGCAGGCCAAAAAAGTCTGACTATTTAGTCTCCGTTTCAACCGCTGGAACGAAGTCCACCGTATTGGAAATAGATCGTGGCAGGCACTTGTTGCGAGTGTACTGTCGCTCAGAATCCGACTGCTTCGTCACGATCTCGTCTGACACCATTTTCCACGTGGGAGACAGAAGAAGGATGTACGAGCTGATGTGCACGGAGTCCGAGACGGTCGATCGGATGGCGAGGCTCCTCAGCAACGCGATCGGTGGCGTCTGCCAAGCGTTCGGCACTGAAAGGTACTTCGAGGCCATGAAGATTTATTACAACAGCTACTTGCCGCCTGCTGAAGAGCGAAAGGGCAAGAACAAGCTAATCTACGATCAAATACACGATTATTTTGTGAACGAAGAGGCACGTCTGATTAAGACGATCGtgcgtgcagacgaggtaccaGGCATGGTTCGATCTTTGAAGATATTGTTCTTAAATCCTGCTATCGGTTTGGAGCAGTCTGACGCGACGTCGAAGATAATGGCGAATCTACGAGCGTTGAGCGCGATGAAAAACGGGTCGGAAGGTAGCGGACGCGACAGCCGCCATTTTGAGGGCAGCGCACATACCATCCAGCAGTCTGTAGATAGAATTCTCGAAGAGAATAACGCTGCTTCGATCATCCAGTCGTTTTTCAAGATGATCGTTCTCAAAAGGTACAGGAAGATTCACAATCCTGCTCACGAGGAGCACGATCAAGTATCGAGAAGTTTGCTAAAAGTCGCGGAGCTGTTCAATTACAACAAACGGGAGTCTCTGATTAATCAGGTCCTGAGGAACGTCTTGAAACGCTACGACAAATTGTACGACGTCTACCATTGCTTCAGGGACTTCGAGTACACTCTGCAAGCGCAAGAGTTGAAGAGTGCATCGACGAATGTCAGAGCAAACCAGTGGCTACCGATTGTAAGGCTCGTGGTAAATCCTCGAGTGGCAGAGACGGTTCTAGCAGCGATAGATCTATTCGTTAACCTAACCAGGTACAGCGTGCGGGTGTTCGAGAACGAGACTGGACGGGAGATGCTTCGAGTGGTGAACAACGTGGTTCCAACGCGATACAGTCACTCGAAGTTAGGCTACACGATATTTTGTTACGCTTGGAGCGAAGATCAGCCATTAAAGCAGTTACCCTGGTCCTTGAACGTGATCACCATGAAAGGACAGCCATCGTTTCAATTTCTCGACAACGGAGAGCCACTTTCAACGATCCCAGTGCCATCGATATTGATCGTGGACGAATTATCCGACGCTTATATCCCTAATCCGAGGAACATCATCTGCAAGTGGATCGTTCAAGTAACGAAGCCTTGTTTGGTATCCTTCAGGCTACGAGTGTCCTACGAAAAAGCGAGAATGGCTATCAAAGTGACAGACAGACAAGGAGAGACGCTATCTCGTGTAAAGGGGACCTACGTAGTCATTTTGCCAATGGTGTATCTAGGACTCGAAAGAGAACCCGTTGCAAATCTACTTCCAGTCAAGAAGTCCTCGAATAACGATAAGACTGATGAAAATACGAAGGATAACTTCAGCGACGAAAAAGGCGATGGAATCGAAAGTACCCGCAAGGTTTACCATGTGGAGGCTTCAGTGCTCGACGATAGTTGGCCACTGACGAGAAGGGAGTGGAGTTGCGTAACGGAATTCAGAGTGAAACCAACAGGCTCTCTTTCGAGGACGAAGGTGCCTCCGTTTTCGAATACAGGAAAACTGTCGAAGTCCGAGTCGGTGAGATCGAGGAGAGGTTCGAAGCATTCCGTCGACAGCACTGGCACCCTCGAGTCGCCTTATTGGGTCCTCCAAGTGGTCACCGATCCCCACAGTGAATTAGAG ATATCCCGGGATAGGACAAAGGAGATAGAGATAGCGCGAATGAAGGAGGCCTGGGCGAAGGAGAACCCCGACAGTCTGCAGCGCGGCAAAGAGCTGCGAGAGGCGTTCGTAAAGGAACACGAGATCAAGCCGGAAACTCGGACAGGTTCTATCGAAAGGAAACCCTCGAGTCATTCCAAGAGTTCGTTGACAAAGAGGGACACGCAGCGATCCTCGATCGACTACGCGTCGGAGACTTCAATGCTTCATTTGGAGGAGAGAACGCTGAAGCCGACCGCGTCGCTTCGAAGGCTTCCACCCCTGGATTTGACCATCTATGAAGTGAAAGAGGACGAAGGGAAGGAACCACGGCTGAAAACTGAATCAGACGAGGAACTGTCGAGGAACATTCGTGCGGCGAACATCGTTCGCGCTGAAGAGAACTATGCGAGTTTCCTCGACAAGCTGAGGAATCTGTTCGAGAAACAGCAGACACAGTATGGAACTCTGTATGGACGATACACGGAATATTTCTGGGACAGCAGAGCCTCGTTGGAAGAGGCGTACGAGGCCAGGAACTTGTACGTTCGCCGGACGAAACCAGTGGCAGCTTCCAGCACCAAGTCCACCAAGGCTACCAAGACCACTAAGAAATCGACCAGCAAGAAGTCCAAGAAGACTTAG
- the LOC143430792 gene encoding androglobin-like, protein MSVVSKNVAESAFEVPLTDDTTLWQEWSDATLNKENWTYPKNGPDGLFFDTQVVQLPSSLESHEWIRAKDLENLTGPLTVFVADSTYPDLITNNKHLLHSQFARWFISALINLQYCGQDGLEISGENVGFIWNCRYQSWRGWMNVYSMSKAGKGAQHRPVVNPNGKYIVRLYFLGAWRRIVVDDRIPVNVEKLPLLPRTTNNSELWPMILSKAVLKLCALTWSGSREIVDFHPVACLTGWVCLRLDVGYLSPQDKWDFLRKYADHFEWKAEVTEQESPG, encoded by the exons ATGTCTGTGGTGTCAAAAAACGTGGCAGAGTCTGCATTTGAAGTTCCTCTGACGGACGATACCACATTATGGCAAGAATGGTCCGACGCGACGTTGAACAAGGAGAATTGGACGTATCCTAAAA ACGGACCAGACGGTTTGTTTTTCGACACACAAGTTGTTCAACTACCTTCGTCCTTAGAATCTCACGAATGGATAAGAGCAAAGGACCTGGAAAATCTGACT GGACCACTGACAGTATTCGTCGCTGATTCAACGTATCCAGACCTAATCACCAATAACAAACATTTATTGCACAGTCAG TTCGCACGATGGTTTATTTCCGCGCTAATAAATCTTCAGTACTGCGGGCAGGATGGCTTAGAAATAAGTGGAGAGAACGTGGGTTTCATCTGGAACTGCCGGTACCAATCGTGGCGGGGCTGGATGAACGTGTACTCGATGAGCAAAGCCGGCAAGGGTGCACAACATCGACCCGTCGTAAATCCAAACG GCAAATACATCGTGAGGCTGTACTTTCTGGGAGCTTGGCGCAGGATCGTCGTGGACGACAGGATACCAGTGAACGTGGAGAAGCTACCACTTTTACCACGAACCACGAATAATTCGGAATTGTGGCCTATGATCCTCTCGAAGGCTGTATTGAAATTATGCGCCCTGACCTGGTCTGGGTCCCGTGAAATCGTGGATTTCCATCCTGTCGCTTGTTTAACTG GATGGGTCTGTTTGCGATTGGACGTAGGGTATTTGTCCCCCCAAGACAAGTGGGACTTTTTGAGAAAGTACGCGGACCACTTCGAGTGGAAGGCGGAAGTCACGGAGCAGGAGAGCCCGGGTTAG